From the Candida dubliniensis CD36 chromosome 2, complete sequence genome, the window GTTCAAACTGAGGTTGTTCCTGTTGGTATTGACTActcttttgttgttgtgatgCCCCTTCCTTTGGCGGTAAAAATACCCCTTGGCTATCAGAAACTAGTGGCTCTTGAAAGTCATGCTGTTTGGTTATTAACTGATCAGGATCGATTATTTCAACATTCTCTTTGGCATAGTTGACTGccattttgttttcttttccgGTAATACCATGTTTTCTTCGTATATGTCTCGCCAAAGAATCATGACGAGGATAACTCTGTACTTTAGCCCCCATTCTGGCACAATATATAcatttgtaaattttcttctttgtagCGTGAACAAATTCTTGATGACGTAAAAGTTCGTTCTTACCATAAAATATCTTCGAACATTCCTCTAAACTTCCTGCATCGAGTAAATGGCATTGATGTATAACACCCGATTTGGACTTTTTCGCCTTCTCTTCAGCTGATAAATGATTCTGTGTACCAGAAGGGCCATCAACATCGCTGATACGTCCTTCCACTGAGATTTTTCGCTGAGGGAACTCACTTGCTATAGATTGTGAACCAGCCCTACTTGCATTTTCTCGTTTATTCTCATATTTTTGCGATGATGTAGACTCTTTTGATTGCAGTATGCTCTGATCAAGATGATGATCATGTTGCTTTGATGTCGAATTATGTCTTGTAGCAAAAGCCCCAACAGTTGGAGAATTACCAAAGGATGGCCTCTTAGGATAATGACCAATATCACTGAATCCAGTTTGAGATGTGGGATTGTTAGTCAAACGATCTATTGAAGGTAATATATTACTGGtctttgattgataatttgcAATTGGACTCACGCCATGAAAAGCACTCAGATTTGAATGGTGATCAAGACGACTTTGGTTATCTGACCTATCCTGAGATGGATTCctataattcaattcagGTTGTGGTCCTGAAACAAACATCTCATTTGGTGGCTGTATCGTTGGTATAGTGtttggatttgaattttgtgATAGCGATATCTTGTTTTTGTCATGGCGttggtgctggtgctgaTAAGACGATTGAGAATATGGATAGGATGCATATGGGTTAGTTGTTGAATAATCATGGCCAGATATTGGAGAGATACTTAAATTTGCTGTTTTGTTGACAAACGCATCGTTTCGCGGTACAGAAAATTGTGATCCTTGTTTACTTGAAGCAAATTCGCCAATTTTTGGAAGAGCTTGTCCTGATTGGGTTGCATAAGATGATGGTGGGTTTATGTCGGCATTTGATACCGTGTCAGTTGGTGGAGTTGCAGTTGATGACGCCAGACCACCTACCCTTGACATTTTCCCCGCGTCTATTGCTACTGGAACAGCTTCAGTGTTAATTGCACTGGGGTTCATTACCGATGTTACCGACAGAATAGAACTTTTCACTGATGTCTTTGGTTGTGGTTGCTTCTCCATCTCGTCCTCTGACACCTCACTAACAGTTCTGCTAGCTTCTGCTGTTGGTTCTTCATCTTTTCCAGTGGCTTGCTTGGCAACCTCTGGATGTTGGATTTCAGTATTATGCATTGCTGGATTATTATCCTCTTTCTTTGGTAAGGGGTTCTTGGCTTTACGACCGCGGCcccttttctttctctgCACCGGTTCATCAACATTCTTTAAAGTGATATCCACGTATGGTATAATGCTTATTTTCCTGAATTTTTGTTCTTCAACATGACTGTTGAATGAATGATATGAATAATTATAGAAGGGATAAGGATATGGATATTGCAACCCCTGTAACATAATATCGCTAAGGTAATTTTCTGGTGGCCTTACAATGGGACCAAAAGAACCATTGACtatttcaaaatctaaCAACtgcaaaaaattgataatgtttgaattcaaataaaccaaatgaATAACCTCCCAATAATTTAGCagataaatcaattcaactACGTATTTTGTGATATGGGATGCAAGGGATAAATTAAAGTAGCTCGTTGAGAACTTTAATAAAGAATCAAAGTTATCTATTAATATCTTTGATAAATAGTTGTTGGGAAATGTCAGTTGTGAAGGAACTGGTGTAGGCAAGTTTTGTTGTAATTTGGATTTCTTGGTTGGTGGCTCGGAgacgttgttgttgttgttgttgttgagccTGTAATCATCTTGATTCAACGCAGGTAATGATGTAGTCAACTCAGATAATGAATTTTCAACATTAATGCGAATATTATCATCCAACTCCTTTTCctccaataataaatatagcaattcttgtaattttGCGGAATATTGgacaatttcttcattatacaatatatttgatattataAATCTCGAACTATGAGGACGTAGCTTCATTA encodes:
- a CDS encoding zinc finger protein, putative (spliced gene) encodes the protein MSNSRGESPPILNMTRINLDFHPTELVKQITKRIPRSLPYYNNGDSETDADDPIVTELMKLRPHSSRFIISNILYNEEIVQYSAKLQELLYLLLEEKELDDNIRINVENSLSELTTSLPALNQDDYRLNNNNNNNVSEPPTKKSKLQQNLPTPVPSQSTFPNNYLSKILIDNFDSLLKFSTSYFNLSLASHITKYVVELIYSLNYWEVIHLVYLNSNIINFLQLLDFEIVNGSFGPIVRPPENYLSDIMLQGLQYPYPYPFYNYSYHSFNSHVEEQKFRKISIIPYVDITLKNVDEPVQRKKRGRGRKAKNPLPKKEDNNPAMHNTEIQHPEVAKQATGKDEEPTAEASRTVSEVSEDEMEKQPQPKTSVKSSISSVTSVMNPSAINTEAVPVAIDAGKMSRVGGSASSTATPPTDTVSNADINPPSSYATQSGQALPKIGEFASSKQGSQFSVPRNDAFVNKTANLSISPISGHDYSTTNPYASYPYSQSSYQHQHQRHDKNKISLSQNSNPNTIPTIQPPNEMFVSGPQPELNYRNPSQDRSDNQSRLDHHSNSSAFHGVSPIANYQSKTSNILPSIDRLTNNPTSQTGFSDIGHYPKRPSFGNSPTVGAFATRHNSTSKQHDHHLDQSISQSKESTSSQKYENKRENASRAGSQSIASEFPQRKISVEGRISDVDGPSGTQNHLSAEEKAKKSKSGVIHQCHLLDAGSLEECSKIFYGKNELLRHQEFVHATKKKIYKCIYCARMGAKVQSYPRHDSLARHIRRKHGITGKENKMAVNYAKENVEIIDPDQLITKQHDFQEPLVSDSQGVFLPPKEGASQQQKSSQYQQEQPQFEQKLPSLPPQQQQYSDPIRFEKPAGIPQFMSKFGESGTQLPSLQSYSLGVSQRQPSTTYSSRYNTQPTQPQEIHKYDNPIPTVSPPVGSVPMRRPSPLEGKNTDNSSYYISANQSQSPSDMLEQPKKD